A portion of the Streptomyces sp. YPW6 genome contains these proteins:
- a CDS encoding PLP-dependent aminotransferase family protein, which translates to MTHDRERTGPAWGTFLELEDPAGGPLHARLTRALRSAVAGGRLAAGSTLPPSRVLAADLRCSRWVVTEAYAQLVAEGHFEARSGSATRVRAHTGATARRDTGAGASRWTPRFDLLPGVPDLRAFPRKRWADMVRAATTELTWDELGYPDAAGLPRLRRQLASYLARGRGARVEAEHLVVCAGTLDGVLRLCRTLRAAGHTRVAVEDPGWTQLRLTVAAAGLTAVPIAVDAQGLRVDLLRRASAVRAVIVAPAHQFPTGVVLAPARRAELADWAREVDGLIMEDDYDAEFRYDRHPVGALQGMAPDHVALLGSLSKTLSPAVRLGWAAAPGRWTRALVARDTGGAPPPVIDQDAFSRFVTSGAYDRHLRASRLRYKRRRDHLLRELATRLPGAAVGGAAAGFHLLLPLSDGCPAGAVVAEAARDDVRLASLDDYRMTPPTPAPDPDLNPDPGRSSDPGRSSDPNPVPDRSSDPDPGSGPRPGVDVPSSTLVIGYGNLTDQAVPEAVRRLARAVERVRNGRTAA; encoded by the coding sequence GCGGTCCGCCGTCGCCGGCGGACGGCTCGCCGCGGGCAGCACCCTGCCCCCGAGCCGTGTCCTCGCGGCGGATCTGCGCTGCTCCCGCTGGGTGGTGACCGAGGCGTACGCCCAACTCGTCGCCGAGGGCCACTTCGAGGCGCGCAGCGGGTCGGCCACCCGGGTGCGGGCGCACACCGGCGCCACCGCGCGCCGGGACACGGGCGCGGGCGCGTCGCGCTGGACACCCCGGTTCGACCTGCTGCCGGGCGTCCCCGACCTGCGCGCGTTCCCGCGCAAACGCTGGGCCGACATGGTCCGTGCCGCCACCACCGAACTGACCTGGGACGAACTGGGCTACCCCGATGCGGCCGGGCTGCCGCGGCTGCGCCGGCAACTCGCCTCCTATCTCGCGCGCGGGCGCGGAGCCCGAGTGGAGGCGGAACACCTCGTCGTCTGCGCGGGCACGCTGGACGGTGTCCTGCGACTGTGCCGGACCCTGCGGGCCGCCGGGCACACCCGCGTCGCGGTCGAGGACCCCGGCTGGACGCAGCTGCGCCTCACCGTGGCGGCGGCGGGCCTGACCGCGGTGCCGATCGCGGTGGACGCACAGGGTCTGCGGGTCGACCTGCTGCGCCGGGCGAGCGCCGTGCGGGCGGTGATCGTGGCCCCGGCGCACCAGTTCCCCACCGGCGTCGTCCTCGCGCCCGCCCGCCGCGCGGAACTGGCGGACTGGGCCCGGGAGGTGGACGGTCTGATCATGGAGGACGACTACGACGCCGAGTTCCGCTACGACCGCCACCCCGTGGGAGCCCTCCAGGGCATGGCGCCGGACCATGTCGCCCTGCTCGGTTCGCTGAGCAAGACGCTCTCCCCCGCCGTCCGGCTGGGCTGGGCCGCCGCGCCCGGCCGCTGGACCAGGGCCCTCGTCGCCAGGGACACCGGAGGCGCCCCGCCCCCCGTCATCGACCAGGACGCCTTCTCCCGCTTCGTCACCTCCGGCGCCTACGACCGGCATCTGCGCGCCTCCCGGCTGCGCTACAAACGCCGCCGGGACCACCTCCTGCGCGAACTCGCGACGCGCCTGCCCGGCGCTGCGGTCGGCGGAGCGGCCGCCGGATTCCATCTGCTGCTCCCCCTGTCCGACGGCTGCCCGGCGGGCGCCGTGGTGGCGGAAGCGGCCCGCGACGACGTACGCCTGGCGAGCCTGGACGACTACCGGATGACACCGCCGACCCCGGCCCCGGACCCGGACCTGAATCCGGACCCGGGCCGGAGCTCGGACCCGGGCCGGAGCTCGGACCCGAACCCGGTCCCGGACCGGAGCTCGGACCCGGATCCGGGCTCCGGCCCCCGCCCCGGGGTGGACGTCCCGTCCTCGACCCTCGTCATCGGCTACGGGAACCTCACCGACCAGGCGGTACCGGAAGCCGTCCGGCGCCTGGCCCGGGCCGTCGAACGCGTACGGAACGGACGGACGGCCGCGTAG
- a CDS encoding SMI1/KNR4 family protein — translation MTTGRLGQQAAPPNAAYAGQVVRFPDPVRASRHPGGVRMDGSGRPVFSPYARAAAEIADPPPGFGVDELRLTDYVSANAAMAASGHDLWDTIPAVATPHGWTWHHVPGGRRMELVPVEVKALLRHHGGVAGTDVDQDRRGTRPLQETRPVHFRLPKGAGSVTEQQVQGVEEDLGYRLPGAYRSFLKAAGGSAPVGAALDAELGLLVDQPFFTVRDEAAMNDLVYVNKCLRDHFTKDFLGVAFVQGGILAVKVRGRDVGSVWFCPYDDARDRDGWSVQERVERLLLPCGADFDAFLERLAGNPPELETVANLMVDGGFARAVPVEG, via the coding sequence ATGACGACAGGCCGGCTCGGGCAGCAAGCCGCGCCACCGAACGCCGCCTATGCCGGGCAGGTCGTGCGTTTCCCGGACCCGGTCCGGGCGTCCCGGCACCCCGGAGGGGTGCGGATGGACGGGAGCGGGCGCCCCGTCTTCTCCCCGTACGCGCGCGCCGCGGCCGAGATCGCCGATCCGCCTCCGGGCTTCGGTGTCGACGAACTGCGGCTGACCGACTACGTGTCGGCGAACGCGGCGATGGCGGCGAGCGGACACGACCTGTGGGACACGATTCCCGCGGTGGCGACCCCGCACGGCTGGACGTGGCACCACGTGCCGGGCGGCCGGCGGATGGAGCTGGTGCCGGTCGAGGTGAAGGCGCTGCTGCGTCACCACGGCGGTGTCGCGGGTACGGACGTGGACCAGGACCGGCGTGGCACGCGCCCGTTGCAGGAGACCCGTCCGGTGCACTTCCGGCTGCCGAAGGGCGCGGGCTCGGTGACCGAGCAGCAGGTTCAGGGTGTCGAGGAGGACCTCGGCTACCGGCTGCCCGGGGCGTACCGCTCGTTCCTCAAGGCGGCGGGCGGTTCGGCCCCCGTGGGCGCGGCGCTGGACGCGGAACTGGGGCTCCTGGTGGACCAGCCGTTCTTCACGGTGCGTGACGAGGCCGCGATGAACGACCTGGTGTACGTGAACAAGTGTCTGCGGGACCACTTCACCAAGGACTTCCTGGGTGTCGCGTTCGTCCAGGGCGGGATTCTCGCCGTCAAGGTGCGCGGCCGGGACGTCGGTTCGGTGTGGTTCTGCCCGTACGACGACGCCCGGGACCGGGACGGCTGGAGTGTCCAGGAGCGCGTGGAGCGGCTGCTGCTGCCCTGTGGTGCGGACTTCGACGCCTTCCTGGAGCGGCTGGCGGGCAATCCGCCGGAGCTGGAGACCGTGGCGAACCTGATGGTGGACGGCGGCTTCGCGCGCGCCGTCCCGGTGGAGGGGTGA
- a CDS encoding aldo/keto reductase → MLRRRIGGSTGPLASALALGTLPFGTTVDEKTSFAILDRFVEAGGTLLDTANAYAFWVPGGTGDESEATIGRWLADRGVRDEVLISTKAGARPTVPGTGLETAEGLSGAVVTKAAEDSLRRLGTDRIDVYWAHVEDRTVPLEETVGALDSLVKDGKATVLGCSNHATWRTERARATARAGGMTPYTCVQQRYSYLQPRFDLSLPETAHVHVTPELLDYLRAESDLTLMAYSSLISGAYTREDKPLPEAYDHPGSARRLAVLGEVADELGATPNQVVLAWLMGGDPPVIPIVGVSSVQQLDEVLGAAELRLPEELRVRLDAADMRRADD, encoded by the coding sequence ATGCTGCGACGTCGTATCGGAGGGTCCACGGGCCCCCTGGCCAGTGCCCTGGCCCTGGGTACCCTGCCCTTCGGCACCACGGTGGACGAGAAGACGTCCTTCGCCATCCTGGACCGGTTCGTCGAGGCGGGCGGCACTCTCCTCGACACCGCCAACGCCTACGCGTTCTGGGTTCCCGGCGGCACCGGGGACGAGAGCGAGGCGACCATCGGCCGCTGGCTCGCCGACCGGGGCGTGCGCGACGAAGTGCTGATCTCCACCAAGGCGGGGGCGCGGCCCACCGTGCCCGGCACCGGCCTGGAGACGGCCGAGGGGCTGTCGGGGGCGGTCGTCACCAAGGCCGCCGAGGACAGCCTGCGCCGGCTGGGCACGGACCGCATCGACGTGTACTGGGCCCACGTCGAGGACCGGACCGTCCCGCTGGAGGAGACGGTCGGGGCCCTCGACTCCCTCGTCAAGGACGGCAAGGCGACCGTCCTGGGCTGCTCGAACCACGCCACCTGGCGCACCGAGCGGGCGCGCGCCACCGCCCGCGCGGGCGGGATGACGCCCTACACCTGCGTCCAGCAGCGCTACTCCTACCTCCAGCCGCGCTTCGACCTGAGCCTGCCGGAGACCGCGCACGTGCACGTCACACCGGAACTGCTCGACTATCTGCGGGCCGAGTCCGACCTGACGCTGATGGCCTACTCGTCGCTGATCTCGGGCGCGTACACCCGGGAGGACAAGCCGCTGCCGGAGGCGTACGACCACCCGGGCAGCGCACGGCGTCTGGCGGTGCTCGGCGAGGTGGCCGACGAACTGGGGGCGACGCCGAACCAGGTGGTGCTGGCCTGGCTGATGGGCGGTGACCCGCCGGTCATCCCGATCGTGGGCGTCAGCTCGGTCCAGCAGCTGGACGAGGTCCTGGGGGCGGCGGAGCTGCGGCTGCCCGAGGAGCTGCGGGTCCGTCTGGACGCGGCGGATATGCGTCGGGCCGACGACTGA
- a CDS encoding YwqJ-related putative deaminase encodes MHSTQTATSGDPRLSWSSAEAGRTPRLIHRRDGILPAVAAALSVRGETLTCTAGKGDQPPVLHPLVQDFLDTLTSGQRERFTGRCPEAILLSRQLTAAETGRSKRAQRKPLTNGEARRALKHARITARRIREDGDPLHGSYAPPCRSCSALLSHFGVRPVDLTSTGAATTAEKG; translated from the coding sequence ATGCATTCCACACAAACCGCCACATCAGGGGACCCACGTCTCAGCTGGAGCAGCGCCGAAGCCGGCCGCACACCCCGACTCATCCACCGCCGCGACGGGATCCTCCCCGCGGTGGCCGCCGCGCTGTCGGTCCGCGGCGAGACGCTGACCTGCACCGCGGGCAAGGGAGACCAGCCGCCGGTGCTGCACCCGCTCGTCCAGGACTTCCTCGACACGCTCACCAGCGGCCAGCGCGAACGCTTCACCGGCCGCTGCCCCGAGGCGATACTGCTCTCCCGTCAGCTCACCGCCGCCGAGACCGGGCGCTCCAAACGCGCCCAGCGCAAACCCCTGACCAACGGGGAGGCGCGGCGCGCACTCAAGCACGCGCGGATCACCGCCCGGCGCATCCGCGAGGACGGCGACCCGCTCCACGGCAGCTACGCACCGCCCTGCCGGTCCTGCTCCGCCCTCCTGTCCCACTTCGGCGTACGCCCCGTCGACCTGACCTCCACCGGCGCCGCGACCACCGCCGAGAAGGGCTGA
- a CDS encoding cellulose-binding protein, whose amino-acid sequence MSAGPVSAFDVVGVRGKGYRPEQVDRMVAALTGERDGALAEAARLTARVEELGAEAARLAETVAALPVPDYAELGERAQRILALAESEAQSLEAEAVAAGQAVRDEAEEAGRAAGDAARAAAGEVRAAAGRAAEERVAAAVAEAEGLLAAARQEAEEVRAAAASAMAATRDRTASVLAHQEQEHAERLKAVQAELAAGEAASEARHTELIERAEALLTEAGRHLAATQEAARHGQEDAEARAAELLAEARVREERVVRETERILREHEEAREELQAHMAHVRSSLAALTGRVAPEEDEGA is encoded by the coding sequence ATGAGTGCTGGACCGGTGTCCGCGTTCGACGTCGTCGGTGTCCGGGGGAAGGGGTACCGCCCGGAGCAGGTGGACCGCATGGTGGCCGCCCTGACGGGCGAGCGGGACGGGGCGCTGGCGGAGGCCGCGCGGTTGACCGCCCGGGTGGAGGAGCTGGGCGCCGAGGCGGCCCGGCTGGCGGAGACCGTCGCCGCGCTGCCCGTGCCGGACTACGCCGAGCTGGGGGAGCGGGCGCAGCGCATCCTCGCCCTGGCCGAGAGCGAGGCTCAGAGCCTGGAGGCCGAGGCCGTGGCGGCGGGCCAGGCGGTGCGGGACGAGGCGGAGGAGGCGGGCCGGGCGGCCGGGGACGCGGCGCGCGCGGCGGCCGGGGAGGTGCGTGCGGCGGCGGGCCGGGCGGCGGAGGAGCGGGTGGCCGCGGCGGTCGCGGAGGCGGAAGGGCTGCTGGCGGCGGCCCGGCAGGAGGCCGAGGAGGTGCGGGCGGCCGCCGCTTCGGCGATGGCGGCGACGCGTGACCGTACGGCGAGCGTGCTGGCCCACCAGGAGCAGGAGCACGCGGAGCGCCTCAAGGCGGTCCAGGCCGAACTGGCCGCCGGGGAAGCCGCGTCGGAAGCCCGGCACACGGAGCTGATCGAGCGGGCCGAGGCGCTGCTCACGGAGGCGGGCCGGCACCTCGCCGCCACGCAGGAGGCCGCCCGGCACGGCCAGGAGGACGCGGAGGCGCGGGCGGCGGAGCTGCTGGCCGAGGCCCGGGTCCGGGAGGAGCGGGTGGTCCGCGAGACGGAGCGGATCCTGCGGGAGCACGAGGAGGCCCGCGAGGAGCTCCAGGCGCACATGGCGCACGTCCGCAGTTCGCTGGCCGCGCTGACGGGGCGGGTGGCGCCGGAGGAGGACGAGGGCGCCTGA